A genomic stretch from Kribbella amoyensis includes:
- the disA gene encoding DNA integrity scanning diadenylate cyclase DisA: protein MRATLAAVAPGTELREGLERILRGRTGALIVLGHDKTVDAISTGGFEINVEFTATGLRELSKMDGAIIVDRDAVRMIRAAVHLMPDPAIVTQETGTRHRTADRVARQTGFPVISVSQSMHIIALYVDDQRYVLEDSGAILSRANQALATLERYKLRLDEVSGTLSALEIEDLVTVRDVAAVAQRLEMVRRIATEIDGYVVELGTDGRLLTLQLNELVAGVAGERELVVRDYLPPATGRRPKTADDVLVELDAVSPTDLLDIGQVARALQLGGAEQLDAAVTPRGYRLLAKVPRLPGAVIDRLIDHFGHLQKLLAASIDDLQTVDGVGENRARTVREGLSRLAESSILERYV, encoded by the coding sequence ATGCGCGCGACCCTGGCAGCGGTGGCGCCCGGCACCGAACTGCGCGAAGGGCTGGAGCGGATCCTGCGCGGGCGGACCGGCGCGCTGATCGTGCTCGGTCACGACAAGACCGTCGACGCGATCTCCACCGGCGGCTTCGAGATCAACGTCGAGTTCACCGCGACCGGACTGCGCGAGCTGAGCAAGATGGACGGCGCGATCATCGTCGACCGGGACGCGGTCCGGATGATCCGGGCCGCCGTGCACCTGATGCCGGACCCGGCGATCGTGACCCAGGAGACCGGGACCCGGCACCGGACCGCCGACCGGGTCGCGCGGCAGACCGGGTTCCCGGTGATCTCGGTGTCGCAGTCGATGCACATCATCGCGCTGTACGTCGACGACCAGCGGTACGTGCTGGAGGACTCCGGCGCGATCCTGTCCCGCGCGAACCAGGCCCTGGCCACCCTGGAGCGGTACAAGCTCCGCCTCGACGAGGTCTCCGGGACGCTGTCCGCGCTGGAGATCGAGGACCTGGTCACCGTTCGCGACGTCGCCGCGGTCGCGCAGCGGCTGGAGATGGTGCGCCGGATCGCGACCGAGATCGACGGCTACGTGGTCGAGCTCGGCACCGACGGCCGGCTGCTCACCCTGCAGCTGAACGAGCTGGTCGCCGGGGTCGCGGGCGAGCGCGAGCTGGTCGTCCGCGACTACCTGCCGCCGGCCACCGGACGCCGCCCGAAGACGGCCGACGACGTGCTGGTCGAGCTCGACGCGGTCAGCCCGACGGACCTGCTCGACATCGGCCAGGTCGCCCGGGCCCTGCAGCTGGGCGGGGCCGAGCAGCTGGACGCGGCGGTGACCCCGCGCGGGTACAGGTTGCTCGCGAAGGTGCCGCGGTTGCCAGGCGCCGTGATCGACCGGCTGATCGACCACTTCGGCCACCTGCAGAAGCTGCTCGCGGCGAGTATCGACGACCTGCAGACCGTCGACGGTGTCGGCGAGAACCGCGCCCGCACCGTCCGCGAGGGCCTGTCCCGGCTGGCCGAGTCCAGCATCCTCGAACGCTACGTCTGA
- a CDS encoding PadR family transcriptional regulator, with translation MAAELTPLGIAVLALLNERPMHAYEMYQLLIKRRNDQLVKVRPGSLYHTVERLAGHELVEATGTERSGNRPERTTYAITPAGQAALIGRVQAGIETFRYEYPLFPVVLGEAHNLDREDALERFRRRVRELDRRLADAETSIADATERQVPEAFWMAGDYIRTQLAAERDWLVGIVDRIENEDLAWSHRTSR, from the coding sequence GTGGCTGCCGAGCTGACGCCGTTGGGGATCGCCGTGCTGGCGTTGCTGAACGAGCGCCCGATGCACGCCTACGAGATGTACCAGCTGCTGATCAAGCGGCGGAACGACCAGCTCGTCAAGGTCCGGCCCGGCTCGCTGTACCACACGGTCGAGCGGCTCGCCGGGCACGAACTCGTCGAGGCGACCGGGACCGAGCGGTCCGGGAACCGGCCCGAGCGGACCACCTACGCGATCACCCCGGCCGGCCAGGCCGCGCTGATCGGCCGGGTGCAGGCCGGGATCGAGACGTTCCGGTACGAATACCCGCTGTTCCCGGTGGTACTGGGTGAAGCGCACAACCTCGACCGCGAGGACGCGCTGGAGCGGTTCCGGCGGCGGGTCCGCGAACTGGATCGCCGGCTCGCGGACGCCGAGACGAGCATCGCCGACGCCACCGAGCGGCAGGTGCCCGAGGCGTTCTGGATGGCCGGGGACTACATCCGCACCCAGCTGGCCGCCGAACGCGACTGGCTCGTCGGGATCGTCGACAGGATCGAGAACGAGGACTTGGCATGGTCACACCGCACGAGCAGGTGA
- a CDS encoding DHA2 family efflux MFS transporter permease subunit, translating to MVTPHEQVKPELRPWPALWALVLGFFMILVDSTIVSVATPAILADLGSDVGTVVWVTSAYLLAYAVPLLITGRLGDRVGPKKLYLTGLAVFTVASVWCGLTTSIEMLIVARVFQGLGASMMTPQTMAVITRIFPPNQRGRAMSLWGATAGVATLVGPILGGVLVDGLGWQWIFFVNAPVGVVGFVLALRLVPDLPTHPHKFDLLGVALSTIGLFCLVFGIQEGQKYDWGQIKGPLSVWSLIITGIVVLAVFLVWQSRNRGEPLLPLTLFKDRNFSLANTAITTVGFAITAMAFPLMLYAQAVRGLSPTRAALLLVPMAVISGVLAPFVGRLTDRAHPRYIAGFGLFCCSVALFWLSQVIEPTVPIWELLLPIALLGVANGFMWAPIGSTATRNLPMHQAGAGAGVYNTTRQVGAVLGSAGIAVLMESRLAANLPAMPGGVAPAGEGFSGGKLPEALSQGFSDSMAQSLMLPAAVLLIGLVAALMFSKPTYLEARPADTAAADAGQTT from the coding sequence ATGGTCACACCGCACGAGCAGGTGAAGCCCGAACTCCGGCCGTGGCCCGCACTCTGGGCCCTGGTGCTGGGCTTCTTCATGATCCTGGTCGACTCGACGATCGTGTCGGTGGCGACGCCCGCGATCCTGGCCGACCTGGGATCCGACGTCGGCACGGTGGTCTGGGTGACCAGTGCCTACCTGCTCGCGTACGCGGTGCCGCTGCTGATCACCGGGCGGCTCGGCGACCGGGTCGGGCCGAAGAAGCTGTACCTGACCGGGCTGGCGGTGTTCACGGTCGCGTCGGTGTGGTGCGGGCTGACCACGTCGATCGAGATGCTGATCGTGGCCCGGGTCTTCCAGGGGCTGGGCGCGTCGATGATGACGCCGCAGACGATGGCAGTGATCACCCGGATCTTCCCGCCGAACCAGCGTGGCCGGGCGATGAGCCTGTGGGGCGCCACCGCCGGAGTGGCCACCCTGGTCGGGCCGATCCTCGGCGGCGTCCTGGTCGACGGACTCGGCTGGCAGTGGATCTTCTTCGTGAACGCGCCGGTCGGCGTGGTCGGGTTCGTGCTGGCGCTGCGGCTGGTCCCGGACCTGCCGACGCACCCGCACAAGTTCGACCTGCTCGGGGTCGCGCTGAGCACGATCGGCCTGTTCTGCCTGGTGTTCGGGATCCAGGAGGGGCAGAAGTACGACTGGGGCCAGATCAAGGGACCGCTCTCGGTCTGGTCGCTGATCATCACCGGGATCGTCGTGCTCGCGGTGTTCCTGGTCTGGCAGTCCCGGAACCGCGGGGAGCCACTGCTGCCGCTGACGCTGTTCAAGGACCGCAACTTCTCGCTGGCCAACACCGCGATCACCACGGTCGGGTTCGCGATCACCGCGATGGCGTTCCCGCTGATGCTGTACGCGCAGGCGGTCCGCGGACTCAGCCCGACCCGGGCGGCGTTGCTGCTCGTTCCGATGGCGGTGATCTCCGGGGTACTGGCGCCGTTCGTCGGCCGGCTGACCGATCGGGCCCACCCACGGTACATCGCCGGGTTCGGGCTGTTCTGCTGCTCGGTCGCGCTGTTCTGGCTCAGCCAGGTGATCGAGCCGACCGTGCCGATCTGGGAGCTGCTGCTGCCGATCGCGTTGCTGGGCGTCGCGAACGGCTTCATGTGGGCACCGATCGGCAGCACGGCGACCCGGAACCTGCCGATGCACCAGGCGGGTGCGGGAGCCGGGGTCTACAACACGACGCGTCAGGTGGGTGCGGTCCTCGGCAGCGCGGGCATCGCCGTCCTGATGGAGTCACGGCTGGCCGCGAACCTGCCGGCGATGCCAGGGGGTGTCGCACCGGCCGGTGAGGGGTTCAGTGGGGGGAAGTTGCCTGAGGCCCTGAGCCAGGGGTTCAGCGACTCGATGGCGCAGTCGTTGATGCTGCCCGCCGCGGTCCTGCTGATCGGGCTGGTCGCCGCGCTGATGTTCAGCAAGCCGACGTACCTCGAGGCGCGGCCCGCCGACACCGCCGCGGCGGATGCGGGTCAGACGACGTAG
- a CDS encoding A/G-specific adenine glycosylase, producing MSDSPLPLASALHAPVLDWYAGNARTLPWREPDAGPWAVMVSEFMLQQTPVNRVLPAYATWLRRWPKPVDLAAEAPGEAVRAWDRLGYPRRALRLHAAAQAIVAEHGGKVPDSHEALLALPGVGTYTAAAIASFAFGQRHAVVDTNVRRVFARALTGTAQPTISPTAADQRLAVSALPEDEATAARWAVATMELGALVCTARTPRCADCPIRARCAWVLAGSPPYDGPPRRGQTYEGTDRQVRGRLLAVLRAAHGPVAKPSLDACWPDDVQRERALDGLVADGLVEPLDNHRFRLPA from the coding sequence ATGTCAGACTCGCCGCTCCCCCTCGCATCAGCCCTGCACGCTCCGGTCCTCGACTGGTACGCCGGGAACGCCCGCACACTCCCCTGGCGGGAGCCGGACGCCGGTCCGTGGGCGGTGATGGTCAGCGAGTTCATGCTGCAGCAGACACCGGTCAACCGGGTACTCCCTGCCTACGCCACCTGGCTGCGACGGTGGCCGAAGCCGGTGGACCTGGCCGCGGAGGCGCCAGGTGAGGCTGTGCGGGCCTGGGACCGGCTGGGGTACCCCCGGCGCGCTCTCCGGCTGCACGCCGCCGCACAGGCGATCGTGGCCGAGCACGGCGGCAAAGTACCGGACAGCCACGAGGCGCTGCTCGCGTTGCCGGGCGTGGGGACGTACACGGCGGCCGCGATCGCGTCGTTCGCCTTCGGACAGCGGCACGCGGTGGTGGACACGAACGTGCGGCGCGTCTTCGCCCGTGCTCTCACGGGGACCGCGCAGCCGACCATCTCGCCGACCGCGGCCGACCAGCGGCTCGCCGTCTCCGCTCTGCCCGAGGACGAGGCCACCGCGGCTCGATGGGCGGTCGCGACGATGGAGCTGGGCGCGCTGGTCTGTACGGCGAGGACGCCGCGCTGTGCCGACTGCCCGATCCGGGCGCGCTGTGCGTGGGTACTGGCCGGCAGTCCGCCGTACGACGGGCCGCCGCGGCGGGGGCAGACGTACGAGGGCACCGACCGGCAGGTCCGCGGCCGGCTGCTCGCCGTCCTGCGGGCCGCGCACGGTCCGGTCGCGAAGCCGTCGCTGGACGCGTGCTGGCCGGATGACGTCCAGCGCGAACGAGCCCTGGACGGCCTGGTCGCCGACGGCCTGGTCGAGCCACTCGACAACCACCGCTTCAGACTGCCCGCCTGA
- a CDS encoding DivIVA domain-containing protein, whose amino-acid sequence MSSEAPTPFRTVLRGYEPAQVDQHVRELTTSLTALQQQSEQLQRHVQELQSRTDAAEAAVVTAQEDRGDRTPTFTEFGERVAKILSLADDEARDLVTRARADAEAIVADAEAHAKKVRKEAEQYSLDWKSEVDAEAARILEEARTQADDMRDEAERDANARRSEAQALYEQERAKSAQAAAAFETTLAERRGKVEQEFAARTALAEQQLAAVTDRAAQVQREADRARSEAERLAQQQLADANRQAQEIVAAAKDKSERIRAESERELAAATQRRDSINAQLTNVRQMLATLSGSPAMPLDLLGDETDDTAASSSKKN is encoded by the coding sequence ATGAGCAGTGAAGCACCAACTCCGTTCCGCACCGTTCTGCGTGGCTACGAGCCGGCCCAGGTGGACCAGCACGTCCGGGAGCTGACCACCTCGCTGACCGCACTGCAACAGCAGTCGGAGCAGCTCCAGCGCCACGTCCAGGAGCTGCAGTCACGGACCGACGCGGCGGAGGCCGCTGTCGTCACCGCCCAGGAGGACCGGGGAGACCGGACGCCGACGTTCACCGAGTTCGGTGAGCGCGTCGCCAAGATCCTGTCCCTCGCCGACGACGAGGCGCGCGATCTGGTCACCCGCGCCCGGGCCGACGCGGAGGCGATCGTCGCCGACGCCGAGGCGCACGCGAAGAAGGTCCGCAAGGAGGCCGAGCAGTACTCCCTGGACTGGAAGAGCGAGGTCGACGCCGAAGCCGCCCGCATCCTCGAGGAAGCGCGCACCCAGGCCGACGACATGCGGGACGAGGCCGAGCGGGACGCGAACGCGCGCCGCAGCGAGGCCCAGGCCCTGTACGAGCAGGAGCGGGCCAAGTCCGCCCAGGCCGCGGCCGCCTTCGAGACCACCCTGGCCGAGCGCCGGGGCAAGGTCGAGCAGGAGTTCGCCGCCCGGACGGCGCTGGCCGAGCAGCAGCTGGCCGCGGTCACCGACCGCGCCGCCCAGGTGCAGCGCGAGGCCGACCGGGCCCGGTCCGAGGCCGAGCGGCTGGCCCAGCAGCAGCTGGCCGACGCCAACCGGCAGGCGCAGGAGATCGTCGCGGCCGCCAAGGACAAGTCCGAGCGGATCCGGGCCGAGTCCGAGCGTGAGCTTGCCGCCGCCACGCAGCGCCGGGACAGCATCAACGCGCAGCTGACCAACGTCCGCCAGATGCTGGCGACGCTGTCCGGCAGCCCGGCGATGCCGCTCGACCTGCTCGGCGACGAGACCGACGACACCGCCGCGAGCAGCAGCAAGAAGAACTGA
- a CDS encoding kinetoplast-associated-like protein, whose translation MDAPRLLLTQEPVADAGSFGVRQAGGVLERAQRIADTLREQAELENDTALEEAERIRIDSGRLRADAEAAAQKLRADASSSAQRLLNDTERAAEQLRSESEAQADRLRTDALAEAERVRAEAAAEAERVRSEAEAEARRLTEETAAEVKRLREESTAEAERIRRESTATAEKLKADSEAAAAKLRTDVAAEVANRREESEVAADRLRDETQAAADELRAESQAAAARRVADAEAEAAVLKEEAEELLDDARQTRELAQQTVERASREAQQLVADAGDQAALVSQAAVRNEAELIANAEAEATELRTAVEREVEAARERSRSEIAEAHAEIERLRGENRAELDRRTAQLEETERAKLAAISLEIDKLRTEAIEELATQKAAAEETNERLMADARAQAKLVVDSIEADRRTATAEAERIVEEANAAAELALAEAEKQTAWSKRTVDELVAAAEAEAQTIREQASADATELLRQKRAHLRRVISRSTSRLKATQEEITRLNAEQTTQAEAALKSATAQAETALDTASKQADRLTVQAQAKAERVRAIADAEAKEIIDRAHRREAEAEASTQLLRERAAKDLADAQRQSHEVIRKSRAEAQQLEAQAREHADQLRAQARKLLADAEARVAALNQRRDEITKELTQLSGVIEALAVPGIRAGGGMSSGEGSTGESG comes from the coding sequence ATGGACGCCCCGCGTCTGCTCCTGACCCAGGAACCGGTCGCCGACGCCGGTTCCTTTGGCGTGCGGCAAGCGGGCGGCGTGCTGGAGCGAGCGCAGCGGATCGCGGACACCCTCCGGGAGCAGGCCGAGCTCGAGAACGACACCGCGCTCGAGGAGGCCGAGCGGATCCGGATCGACTCCGGCCGGCTCCGCGCCGACGCCGAGGCGGCCGCCCAGAAGCTCCGCGCCGACGCGTCGTCGTCGGCGCAGCGGCTGCTCAACGACACCGAGCGGGCCGCCGAGCAGCTGCGGTCCGAGTCCGAGGCGCAGGCCGACCGGCTCCGCACCGACGCCCTCGCCGAGGCTGAGCGAGTCCGTGCCGAAGCCGCCGCCGAAGCCGAGCGAGTCAGGTCGGAGGCCGAGGCCGAAGCCCGGCGGCTGACCGAGGAAACCGCGGCCGAGGTCAAGAGGCTGCGGGAAGAGTCGACCGCGGAGGCCGAGCGGATCCGGCGGGAGTCGACCGCCACCGCCGAGAAGCTCAAGGCGGACTCCGAGGCCGCGGCGGCGAAGCTGCGGACGGACGTGGCCGCCGAGGTGGCCAACCGCCGCGAGGAGTCCGAGGTCGCCGCCGACCGGCTCCGGGACGAGACCCAGGCCGCCGCGGACGAGCTGCGCGCGGAGTCGCAGGCAGCCGCCGCCCGCCGGGTGGCCGACGCCGAGGCCGAGGCCGCGGTGCTCAAGGAAGAAGCCGAAGAACTGCTCGACGACGCGCGGCAGACCCGCGAGCTCGCACAGCAGACCGTCGAGCGAGCCAGTCGCGAGGCACAGCAGCTGGTCGCGGACGCTGGTGACCAGGCTGCCCTGGTGTCCCAGGCCGCTGTCCGCAACGAGGCCGAGCTGATCGCGAACGCCGAGGCCGAGGCGACGGAGCTGCGCACCGCGGTCGAGCGCGAGGTGGAGGCCGCCCGCGAGCGGTCCCGGTCCGAGATCGCCGAGGCGCACGCCGAGATCGAGCGGCTGCGCGGCGAGAACCGGGCCGAGCTGGACCGCCGGACCGCCCAGCTGGAGGAGACCGAGCGGGCCAAGCTGGCCGCGATCTCGCTGGAGATCGACAAGCTCCGGACCGAGGCGATCGAGGAGCTCGCCACCCAGAAGGCCGCGGCCGAGGAGACCAACGAGCGGCTGATGGCCGACGCCCGGGCCCAGGCGAAGCTGGTCGTCGACAGCATCGAGGCCGACCGGCGGACCGCCACCGCGGAGGCCGAGCGGATCGTCGAGGAGGCCAACGCGGCCGCCGAGCTGGCCCTGGCCGAGGCGGAGAAGCAGACCGCGTGGAGCAAGCGGACGGTCGACGAACTGGTCGCCGCCGCCGAGGCCGAGGCGCAGACGATCCGGGAGCAGGCGAGTGCCGACGCGACCGAGCTGCTGCGGCAGAAGCGGGCGCACCTGCGCCGCGTGATCAGCCGCTCGACCAGCCGGCTGAAGGCCACCCAGGAAGAGATCACCCGGCTCAACGCCGAGCAGACCACGCAGGCCGAGGCCGCGCTCAAGTCCGCCACCGCGCAGGCCGAGACGGCGCTGGACACCGCGAGCAAGCAGGCCGACCGGCTCACCGTCCAGGCGCAGGCCAAGGCCGAGCGGGTCCGCGCGATCGCTGACGCGGAGGCCAAGGAAATCATCGACCGGGCCCATCGCCGCGAGGCCGAGGCCGAGGCGAGTACGCAGCTGCTCCGCGAGCGGGCCGCCAAGGATCTCGCCGACGCGCAACGGCAGTCCCACGAGGTCATCCGCAAGTCCCGCGCCGAGGCGCAGCAGCTGGAGGCCCAGGCTCGCGAGCACGCCGATCAGCTGCGTGCCCAGGCCCGCAAACTTCTCGCCGACGCCGAGGCGAGGGTCGCCGCGCTGAACCAGCGCCGTGATGAGATCACCAAGGAGCTCACCCAGCTTTCGGGTGTGATCGAGGCACTCGCTGTACCGGGCATCCGCGCAGGTGGTGGAATGTCCTCCGGCGAGGGTTCCACGGGGGAATCAGGATGA
- a CDS encoding CU044_5270 family protein — translation MTDLKDFLETAAGPVPAVTDDDVAADLGRARKAARRRRFAQAGMTAGVAAITVAALAVPLAMAPGGEPDVASPSITSPDGAGVDRTPARTMTAGQLLLVAAAAEERTPATTGRYFLVRSVSSRDYVIRGPETYKVRQDKLTETWTGRKGGTAWVGERSISVKPATPADAAAWERAGSPSTWNLGPTDTADGHDLILSAKGGPGTLREAKQDADRYHALGTDAVPLAEILALPRTVEGLRSRLLRDKAARAAAADTTSYLAEMAAGLISSTPARPEVRGAALRLLAGLPGAEVTERVTDPIGRRGTAVRFSFSQYQLGLELIIDPATGKLLTSRRSGGKNGDTSVLSIGWTNDRPVAPTTNGG, via the coding sequence ATGACCGACCTGAAGGACTTTCTCGAGACGGCCGCCGGACCGGTTCCGGCCGTGACGGACGACGACGTGGCCGCGGACCTCGGCCGGGCCCGGAAGGCCGCGCGCCGGCGGCGGTTCGCCCAGGCCGGGATGACCGCCGGCGTCGCGGCGATCACGGTCGCGGCACTCGCGGTACCGCTGGCGATGGCCCCCGGCGGCGAGCCGGACGTCGCCTCCCCGAGTATCACCTCGCCGGACGGCGCCGGTGTCGACAGGACCCCGGCCCGGACCATGACGGCCGGCCAGCTGCTGCTGGTCGCCGCTGCCGCGGAGGAGCGCACGCCGGCCACCACCGGGCGGTACTTCCTGGTCCGGTCGGTGTCGAGCCGTGACTACGTGATCCGCGGCCCGGAGACGTACAAGGTCCGGCAGGACAAGCTCACCGAGACCTGGACCGGCCGCAAGGGTGGGACGGCGTGGGTCGGCGAGCGGTCCATCAGCGTCAAGCCGGCCACCCCGGCGGATGCGGCGGCGTGGGAACGGGCCGGTTCTCCGTCGACCTGGAATCTCGGGCCGACGGACACCGCCGACGGACACGATCTGATCCTCTCGGCCAAGGGCGGCCCGGGCACGCTGCGGGAGGCGAAGCAGGACGCGGACCGGTACCACGCGCTCGGTACCGATGCCGTTCCGCTGGCGGAGATCCTGGCCCTGCCGAGGACGGTGGAGGGCTTGCGCAGCCGCCTGCTGCGAGACAAGGCAGCTCGGGCGGCCGCCGCCGACACCACCTCGTACCTGGCCGAGATGGCCGCGGGCCTGATCAGCAGTACCCCGGCTCGGCCTGAGGTCCGCGGCGCGGCGTTGCGGCTGCTCGCCGGTCTCCCGGGTGCCGAGGTCACCGAGCGAGTGACCGATCCGATCGGCCGGCGGGGCACGGCGGTGCGGTTCTCCTTCTCGCAGTACCAGCTCGGCCTCGAGCTGATCATCGACCCGGCCACCGGCAAGTTGCTGACCAGCCGGCGATCGGGCGGGAAGAACGGGGACACCTCGGTGCTCTCCATCGGCTGGACGAACGACCGGCCGGTGGCTCCGACGACGAACGGCGGCTGA
- a CDS encoding SigE family RNA polymerase sigma factor: MATDRDTEFSNFVHVHRGRMLRTARLLTTGDGYWAEDLVQTALTKLYLHWRRIGRDPGAARYADRILVNVFLDERRRFWRHRETLTDNLAESGRAGASAGSSDAGTDDRLAMLAVLEQLPRRQRAAVVLRFFCDFDVATVAELMNCSQGTVKSQSARGLDKLRDLVDRPLDTLETAR, translated from the coding sequence GTGGCCACCGACCGCGACACGGAGTTCTCGAACTTCGTCCACGTTCATCGAGGGCGGATGCTGCGGACCGCACGCCTGCTGACGACCGGTGACGGGTACTGGGCCGAGGACCTGGTCCAGACAGCTCTCACCAAGCTGTACCTGCACTGGCGCAGGATCGGCCGGGATCCCGGGGCCGCCCGGTACGCCGACCGGATCCTGGTCAACGTGTTCCTGGACGAGCGGCGCCGGTTCTGGCGGCACCGGGAGACGTTGACCGACAACCTGGCCGAGTCCGGCCGGGCCGGCGCGTCGGCGGGCAGCAGCGACGCGGGGACCGACGACCGGCTGGCGATGCTCGCCGTGTTGGAGCAGTTGCCGCGTCGGCAGCGGGCAGCGGTGGTGTTGCGGTTCTTCTGCGACTTCGACGTGGCGACCGTCGCCGAGCTGATGAATTGCAGCCAGGGCACGGTGAAGAGCCAGTCGGCTCGCGGCCTGGACAAGTTGCGCGACCTCGTCGACCGACCCCTGGACACCTTGGAGACTGCGCGATGA